TTTTATTATTTGGATTTACAAATATTGTTTCTGTTTCATCATACTCAATTAGTTTACCTAAGTGAAAAAATGCAGTATAATCAGCAACTCTTGCTGCTTGTTGCATATTATGAGTAACAGTTATAATTGTATAATCTTGTTTTAGCTCTAACATTAAAGCTTCTATCTTTTCTGTTGAAATTGGATCAAGTGCAGATGTTGGCTCATCCATTAAAATAACTTCTGGTTTTACAGCAATTGTTCTTGCTATACAAAGTCTTTGTTGTTGACCTCCTGAAAGTGATGTTCCTGGTTCACCTAATTTGTCTTTAACTTCTTCCCATAAACCAGACTTTTTTAAAGATGACTCAACTAACTCATCACACTCTTTTCCTTTTTTTACAATTCCATGCTTAAGTGGT
The window above is part of the Malaciobacter marinus genome. Proteins encoded here:
- the pstB gene encoding phosphate ABC transporter ATP-binding protein PstB; the protein is MNKENKKNEIKVNVKALNLWYGDNHALHNIDVDIYKNKITALIGPSGCGKSTFLRCLNRMNDLIPIVKSDGEVIIDKKNIYDKDVDEVSVRKKIGMVFQQPNPFPKSIYENVAYAPLKHGIVKKGKECDELVESSLKKSGLWEEVKDKLGEPGTSLSGGQQQRLCIARTIAVKPEVILMDEPTSALDPISTEKIEALMLELKQDYTIITVTHNMQQAARVADYTAFFHLGKLIEYDETETIFVNPNNKKTEDYITGRFG